The genomic stretch TCAGAAATTTTCTCAAATGCTCTATGGATATATCCAACCGTTTGCTCAGCATGAAGGATTCTTTCTCCATCCATCGTTAAAATATTCTGGAAAATTCCGTGAGTAGCAGGGTGGGTAGGTCCTAAATTGAGGGTGTATAGTTGTCCGTCAATCTGTTCCTTACTTTCGTACTGGTTTAGTATATTAGATAATGAGTTATCTTTCATAATGATTGCTTTTAGCTATTTGCTTCTGGCTATTGGCTGGCTGCCATTGGCCATTCGCCTTTTTATCTTCCGAACATATTATCATCCTTGTCAGTTCTTGTACCATCTTCAAGGCGATACTCCTTCAACATTGGGTGGTATCCAAGATCTTCCATATTCAGAATAGGTCTAAGATCCGGGTGTCCTTTAAATTTTATCCCATAAAAGTCATACGTTTCTCTTTCCATCCAGTTAGCACCTGCATATAAATCCGTAAGAGAATCTACCTCAATATTTTCTCTGGACATAAAAATCTTCAGACGTAATCTGAAATTGGCCATCATATTATGCAAATGATATACAACACCAATTTCCTTTTCCGGGAATTCCGGATAATGAATACCGCAGATATCTGTAAGGAAATTAAATTCCAGTGTTGAATCTTTAAGATAATGAATGATCTTCTTGATATCTTCTTTCTTCACTTCAATGGTCAGCATTCCATAAGGTTCTGAACTTGAAATAACAGATTCCGGAAATTCTCTGGTGATTGCTTCTAATACAAATTCGTTTGTCATTTCCGTTTAGTTGCTTATGTTGTAAGAATCTAATAATTTCTGATATTCAGGCATGTCTCTTCTTCTGATGCTTTCGCTTTCTGCAAGAGCCTGTACCTGCATTACTCCTTCAATAATCTGTTCTGGTCTTGGAGGGCATCCAGGAACGTAAACGTCTACCGGAATAATTTTATCAATTCCCTGAAGTACAGAATAAGTATCAAAAATACCACCGCTGGAAGCACAGGCTCCAACTGCTACTACCCATTTAGGTTCGGCCATCTGAGTGTATACTTCTTTTAGGACTGGTCCTAATTTCTTTGATATAGTTCCGCAAACCATCAGCATATCTGCTTGTCTTGGAGAGAAAGAGTTTCTTTCCATACCAAATCTTGAAGCATCATAAGTAGGGTTCAGGGTAGCCATAAACTCAATACCACAACAAGAGGTTGCAAATGGTAATGGCCAAAGTGAAAACTTTCTTGCCATTCCGATTACACTGCTCAGTTTTGTTGCGAAAAACCCTTCTCCTTCATAGCCTTCGGGAGCAGGTGCATCTGTTCTTATTACTGGTTTTTTATCTGACATTTTAGTAAATATTTAAAGATTAAAATATTTAAAGATTAAAAAAATAAGACCTTCACAATCTTTAAATTACTTAAATAAATTCAATCTTTTAATGTTGAAATTTATTTATCCCAATCTAGTGCACCACGTTTCCAAACATAGAAAAACGCTACGAAGAAGATCGCAACGAACGTAAGTATAGCAAGAAATCCTTCCATACCGAATTCCCTGAAGTTTACCGCATAAGGATAAAAGAATACGATTTCAATATCGAATAGTACGAACAATACCGCAGTCAGGAAGTATTTAATAGAAAACGGTGTTCTAGCATTTCCCTCTACAGGAACCCCACATTCCCAGCTCTGGTTTTTTACAGAATTTCCTTTTTTCTGTTGTGGACCTAAGAAATGTGCTCCAAGCAATGAAACAGCGACAAATCCTACTGCTACACCTGCCTGGATGAGGATTGGAATATAACTTTCAGGTAAATTCATTTTTGCATTATTATCTCAATTTGCAAATTTAACGAATAAACAAGAAAGCATGAAATTTATCAGCTTAAAAGTCGGTCGAAAATAGAGAAAACTTACAATTTAGAATCAATAAAAATAACAGATTATTTCTTCATTTTTTTTAGAAGAGCGTATGCCATAAATGCAATATATCCAAAAAGAAGACTTGCAAAAACAATGTTAATCACTGTATTTGTCCTGTTGTCTTCCGATTGAAAAAAGAAATTGTAAGCAATAAATCCAGCAATTAAAACAGCGAAAATGATAAGTTGTGGCTTCATGAGTTGAAAAGGTTTGGGGTGGGAGAGTTTTAGAGTGAGGGGGGGACTGCCCTCACTATTATTTATCATTTATTTCAAGTGAGTATGTTCTTCTTCTCTTATGGTTTACAGGGTTGTAATCCTGCCATAAAAGCTGAATGTTCTTGTTTTCTTCAAGCTCCGGATTCGTTTCCAGATATTTAACCCCTTTTTTTCTGAATATTTTCCATATTTCCTTAAAAATGATAGAGGTTACTCCTCTTCTTTGGTAATCAGGGTGGATTCCGATAAGGTAGAAATTAGCTCTGTCATTTTTTCTGCCGGCTTTCAAGAAATGCCACCATCCAAATGGAAGTAGCTTTCCTCCGGACTTTTGTAGGGCTTTGGAATACGAAGGCATTGTAATTGCAAAGGAAATCAGGTTATTATTCTCATCAACAATACAAACAATGAAATCTTTATCAATAAGCTTAAAGTATTTCTCCTTGTATGTTTTACGCTGTTCGTCAGAAATAGGAGTGTAGGTAGAAAGATGTTTATAGGTTTCATCCAAAAGGTCAAACATAGGGTCTACATACTGGATAATTTCTTCTTTTGTATTGAATTTTAAAACTCTAAGTTTATATTTCTGAGAAATAAGCTCGTTGAATTTGTGTATTTTATCCGGTAAAACTTCTGGGAAAATAATTTCAAATTCAACCCATTCTTTTTCTTTTACCAATCCAAGTTTTTCAAGATGTTTCGGGTAATAATCATGGTTGTAAATTCCAATCATCGTGGCCAGTTGATCAAAACCTTTGATGAGCATTCCTGCTTTATCAAGATTAGTGAATCCCATTGGTCCTTCAATCTTGTCAATATTCTTCTCCTGGGCATAATCGATCGCCTTCTGGATCAACGCCTGAGCAACTTCTTCATCGTCAATGAAATCTATCCACCCGAAACGTACTTTTCGGATTCCTAATTCCTTTTCCTCTTTGTGGTTGATAAGAACAGCAATTCTCCCAACAATTTTGTCATTCCTGTAAGCTAAATACTGTTTTGCTTCAGAATATTGAAGAGCAGGATTTTCATCAGCATTCCAGATGTTGATTTCGTCATTGATAAAGGATGGAACATAGTACGGATTATTTTTGTACAGATCCATTGGGAATCTTACGAATTGCTTGAGTTGACCAGGGGTTTTTACTTCAATAATTGAAACTGTTGACATGTTTTTTGAGAGTAATTTATGGACAAATATAAATAATAAAATCGTATACTTTGGCACAGTTTTTATATCATTATGGTTAAAAATTGAACACAAAATCTAAATAGAAATGACGGGTTATTATATCATTATTGGTATTTCAATGCTGGTGAGCTGGTGGGTTTCGTCCAGATTGAAATCAAAATTTGAATATTATTCCAACGTACATCTTCGAAATGGTCTTTCGGGGAAAGAAGTAGCGGAAAAAATGTTGAGAGATAACGGGATTAATGATGTTCAGGTAATATCAGTTCCCGGACAGCTAACGGACCACTATAATCCGGCAGATAAAACAGTAAATCTTTCTGAAGGCGTATACATGCAGAGAAATGCAGCTGCAGCTGCTGTAGCAGCTCATGAATGTGGACATGCCGTACAGCATGCAGTAGGATACTCAATGCTGAACTTACGTTCAAAATTAGTTCCTGTTGTTAATATAAGCTCCAATCTGATGCAGTTTGTTCTTATTGCAGGTATTGCGATAATGGCGGCTACCAGAACAGTGGAAAATCCTAATGGAAATACGGCCATTTTGGCTATTGGTGTAGCGATGTTTGCTGTAACCACTCTGTTTGCTTTTGTAACACTGCCGGTTGAATATGACGCCAGTAACAGGGCGATGAAATGGCTTAAAGATACAGGTACTGTAACTGCTGAAGAGTTTGTAGGCGTTCAGGATAGTTTAAAATGGGCAGCAAGAACGTATGTTGTAGCGGCTTTAGGATCTTTAGCCCAGCTTCTTTACTGGGGATCTTTACTTCTCGGTGGAAGAAGGGATTAATCATTAAATTCAAATGAAACATATTGCATCTCAGATAATTTTTCTGAGATGCTTTCTTTTTGCGCCAGTTTTAATGAAGCGGTAAGAATGCAGTTTTCATTTGCATCAAAATTAAGAACCTTGGCGTCAAATTTTGAAAGCAAAGTAAAAATGATATTTTGTTGGTTGAAATTGAACTGAATCTCAATTTCTGTTTCCAGTTCTCTGGTAATGATATTTGCTTCTTCTAATGTAATCTTTGCAGATTCTTTATAGGCTTTTACTAAACCTGAAACTCCTAGTTTTGTTCCTCCATAATAACGGACCGAAATGACAAGGACGTTGGTTATTTCATTTGCTAAGAGCTGATTATAAATAGGCAGTCCGGCACTTCCTGAAGGCTCACCATCATCATTAGCCCTATAATTTTCGCCATTCAATCCCATTCTGAAAGCATAGCAATGGTGTGTAGCCTTTGGGTGCTCTTCCCTGATCTTTTCCAATGCAGCTTTGAGTTCTTTTTCATTGGTAACCGGGAAGGCAAATCCGAGAAACTTGCTTCCTTTTTCTTTTAATAGGGTATTTTCTATGGGTTTTTCTATGGTTTTGTACTCAAACGTCATTCTGTATTCCGGCTTTATTTATGCAAAAATATTAAATGCTTTAGTATTCTGCATCATCATTATAAATTAAGCCGTCAAATTGACGGCTTTTTATCTTTCTTGAATATAATTTTTTTTAAATTCCATGTCCACAAAGATTCATTGGAATAAGGCATATATAGTTTGTGGGGGCACAAAACTCCTGAGGGCATTTCTCCCTACATCTTGTTGTAGGTTGTCCATTAGGTAATGTACAGGTTACAAAAACAGCACTTCCCTGGATTATTTTCAATCCTTTTCGGGATAATTTTTTAAATTTTTAATGGTCATACCTTTAGTTTGTACGATATTGCTATTAACACGGGAATGATCCATCAGACCAAGGTGGTGGACAGCTCATGCTTGATGGGGTTGCACAGCAGTGCTGTAATGAAGGTGGGTAAAACGAGCAGCATTCAGGATCTATACCTCCCCGTACTTTTTTCAAGCTTTGTCTTGAAATTTTCTTTAAACTTTTCATAATAATATTTTTTGGATATTACTAAGGTATAGAAATTATTTCATTGCAAAGTGATAAATAGTCCTTATTTTGATTTAAAAAAAGAAATGGTGTTATCTCTGTAATCTTCTGTTTTGTGAGCAATATGGTTAAACTCTGGCGCTTTTGTGCCATTTTTTAGCCTTAGGGCCCCGTTTTTAATAACGATAGCTTCATCCCAAAGACCGGCATCAATGAATTGCTGTAAGGTGAAACGACCGCCTTCAATAATAACAGATTGAATCTGTTCTTTGTATAAAATCTCCATCAGATTAGCCAGAAAGTCATCTCTTTTGATCTTTATAAATTGAATATGATCTTGTGTTTCTTCTTTTATAGAATTGATAACCAGTGTTCTGGATTCATTATTGAAAATTTTAGAATCGTTCGGAACCTTTAGATCAAAATCAAGTAAAATTCTGACAGGGTTGTTTCCTTCAACATTTCTTACCGTAAGACTTGGGTTATCATTTAAGGCTGTTTGTGTTCCTACTAAAATAGCGTGTTCATCGGCTCTTAACTGGTGAACAAATTGATTAACTAAAGTATTTGAAATAGCAGTGGGCTTATAATCTTTATCTAGAAATCCATCACCTGATTCTGCCCATTTCAGGATGATATAAGGTCTTTTCTTTTCGTGATAAGTGAAAAATCTTTTGTTGAGTTCAATGCATTCCTTTTCAAGAATTCCTGAAGTGGCTTCTATTCCTGCGTCCTGAATGATCTTTTTCCCGTTCCCATTAACTTTATCATGAGAATCCATCGCTCCAATCACTACTTTTTTGAAACCTAATTCTTTAATTTTTAAAGCACATGGGGGAGTTTTTCCATAATGAGCGCATGGTTCCAATGAAACATAAATGGTAGATTCCGGAATAAGGTTCCTGTTTTTAACTGAATTGATTGCATTGATTTCTGCATGGTTTTCACCTGCTTTATGATGGTATCCTTCACCGATGATTTTCCCATTGTGCACAATCACACTGCCAACGAGAGGATTGGGGTAGGTGTTACCAAGAGCTTTCTGAGCTAGCTCAATACATCTTTCAATATATAGTTCGTCGTTATTCATAGTATTTAAAAAGAAAAAAGCGAAGACAAATTGCTTTGCTCCGCCCTTATTTATTTTGTTAAGATTTATTCTCCTGCAATAATGCTGTGAAGATTTTGCTTCAACGTTTCCAGATGAGCTTTCTTTTCATCAATTGTATTGTAAGTATCTTTTAATAGAGGATTTTCTCTTGATGGTTTATTGAAGAATGAAAGATTGTTTTCAAGTTTAACGATTTCAGCTTCAAGATCAGAGATCTGATTTTTGATTTTTCTTGCTTTGTCGGTAAGTTGATTTTCAGATAATCCTTCTTCTTTCAATTCAAGTTCATTAATCTTATTGATCTTTAGTTTTTCTCTTAAAGTCTTATTGAATTCAGAATTGATGGAAATTTTATCTCTTGGAACTTTTCCTATATTATTCCAGGCTGTTTTAATAGCCTCAATTTTTTCAATGCTTCCTTCATCGTTGGAAACCATTTTCAATTCGTCAAGAAGGGCTTTCTTGTTTTTATAATTCTCTTTCCAGTTATCGGTAGAAGTATTACTCTTTTCTCTGTAATTGTTAAAGAAGGCGTTACAGGCATCACGGAATTCGTCCCAGATCTTATTGGTCATACTTTTGGGAACATGTCCGATCTTCTTCCAGTCTTCCTGAAGCTTTTTGAACAATGGAACAGCAATATCCCATTCTTCATTATTCTGATTATCCTGAGCGGTCTGGATCAGTTTTAGCTTTTCTTCCAGATTAGCCTGCTGGGACCCTTTTAATGATTTATAATAGTTGTTTTTTGTGGTATTAAATCCTCTAAGGGTTGTTTTGAAATCATTCCAGTTCTGATTGGATAGTTTTCTTGGAACACTTCCTGTTTTCAGGAAATCAGAACGGAGGTCTTCAACTCTTTTGATGGCATTCTGCCAGTAATTATGGTTAGGCGTTTCAGAAGGCTCTGAAAGTTTTTTGATTTCAGCAATAATCTGACTTTTCTTTTCAAGATTAGCAGCCTGTTCTTTTTCAATAGATGCTGAAAGTTCAGATTTTCTTTCGTGAATTTTATTGGAAATTTCTTTGAATTCTTCCCAGGTTTTTTCACGGAATTCTTCTGCAACAGGCTCAGCTTCTTCTTTCCAAAGTTTATGAAGATATTGAAGCTCATTTAAAGCCTTTTGAATCACTGGTT from Chryseobacterium indologenes encodes the following:
- a CDS encoding DUF349 domain-containing protein, producing the protein MTTENNLSENEEKKNPNEVSQETSENTVFPDAHPHEDDAEHLEEHEDVDISLADALKEMEKLINAPDAGENSKRFNQLKEKASHHIHDEVEDKKHEFVDAGNAPETFSYEHPLQSKFSALVNIFREKHDQFQKGQEEEQKKNLEHRQNIIERLKNLYTNSEPGTNLFKSIREIKEEWSKAGQVAKSEFKILNNNYFHHLNQFYQMLDLNKEFLEQEYSHNLEKRQHIIARAQELENEPVIQKALNELQYLHKLWKEEAEPVAEEFREKTWEEFKEISNKIHERKSELSASIEKEQAANLEKKSQIIAEIKKLSEPSETPNHNYWQNAIKRVEDLRSDFLKTGSVPRKLSNQNWNDFKTTLRGFNTTKNNYYKSLKGSQQANLEEKLKLIQTAQDNQNNEEWDIAVPLFKKLQEDWKKIGHVPKSMTNKIWDEFRDACNAFFNNYREKSNTSTDNWKENYKNKKALLDELKMVSNDEGSIEKIEAIKTAWNNIGKVPRDKISINSEFNKTLREKLKINKINELELKEEGLSENQLTDKARKIKNQISDLEAEIVKLENNLSFFNKPSRENPLLKDTYNTIDEKKAHLETLKQNLHSIIAGE
- a CDS encoding NADH-quinone oxidoreductase subunit B, which translates into the protein MSDKKPVIRTDAPAPEGYEGEGFFATKLSSVIGMARKFSLWPLPFATSCCGIEFMATLNPTYDASRFGMERNSFSPRQADMLMVCGTISKKLGPVLKEVYTQMAEPKWVVAVGACASSGGIFDTYSVLQGIDKIIPVDVYVPGCPPRPEQIIEGVMQVQALAESESIRRRDMPEYQKLLDSYNISN
- a CDS encoding NADH-quinone oxidoreductase subunit A, translating into MNLPESYIPILIQAGVAVGFVAVSLLGAHFLGPQQKKGNSVKNQSWECGVPVEGNARTPFSIKYFLTAVLFVLFDIEIVFFYPYAVNFREFGMEGFLAILTFVAIFFVAFFYVWKRGALDWDK
- a CDS encoding zinc metallopeptidase, with the translated sequence MTGYYIIIGISMLVSWWVSSRLKSKFEYYSNVHLRNGLSGKEVAEKMLRDNGINDVQVISVPGQLTDHYNPADKTVNLSEGVYMQRNAAAAAVAAHECGHAVQHAVGYSMLNLRSKLVPVVNISSNLMQFVLIAGIAIMAATRTVENPNGNTAILAIGVAMFAVTTLFAFVTLPVEYDASNRAMKWLKDTGTVTAEEFVGVQDSLKWAARTYVVAALGSLAQLLYWGSLLLGGRRD
- the ribD gene encoding bifunctional diaminohydroxyphosphoribosylaminopyrimidine deaminase/5-amino-6-(5-phosphoribosylamino)uracil reductase RibD → MNNDELYIERCIELAQKALGNTYPNPLVGSVIVHNGKIIGEGYHHKAGENHAEINAINSVKNRNLIPESTIYVSLEPCAHYGKTPPCALKIKELGFKKVVIGAMDSHDKVNGNGKKIIQDAGIEATSGILEKECIELNKRFFTYHEKKRPYIILKWAESGDGFLDKDYKPTAISNTLVNQFVHQLRADEHAILVGTQTALNDNPSLTVRNVEGNNPVRILLDFDLKVPNDSKIFNNESRTLVINSIKEETQDHIQFIKIKRDDFLANLMEILYKEQIQSVIIEGGRFTLQQFIDAGLWDEAIVIKNGALRLKNGTKAPEFNHIAHKTEDYRDNTISFFKSK
- a CDS encoding bacteriocin-like protein — its product is MKSLKKISRQSLKKVRGGIDPECCSFYPPSLQHCCATPSSMSCPPPWSDGSFPC
- a CDS encoding IMPACT family protein, producing MTFEYKTIEKPIENTLLKEKGSKFLGFAFPVTNEKELKAALEKIREEHPKATHHCYAFRMGLNGENYRANDDGEPSGSAGLPIYNQLLANEITNVLVISVRYYGGTKLGVSGLVKAYKESAKITLEEANIITRELETEIEIQFNFNQQNIIFTLLSKFDAKVLNFDANENCILTASLKLAQKESISEKLSEMQYVSFEFND
- a CDS encoding NADH-quinone oxidoreductase subunit C; protein product: MTNEFVLEAITREFPESVISSSEPYGMLTIEVKKEDIKKIIHYLKDSTLEFNFLTDICGIHYPEFPEKEIGVVYHLHNMMANFRLRLKIFMSRENIEVDSLTDLYAGANWMERETYDFYGIKFKGHPDLRPILNMEDLGYHPMLKEYRLEDGTRTDKDDNMFGR
- a CDS encoding GNAT family N-acetyltransferase, with amino-acid sequence MSTVSIIEVKTPGQLKQFVRFPMDLYKNNPYYVPSFINDEINIWNADENPALQYSEAKQYLAYRNDKIVGRIAVLINHKEEKELGIRKVRFGWIDFIDDEEVAQALIQKAIDYAQEKNIDKIEGPMGFTNLDKAGMLIKGFDQLATMIGIYNHDYYPKHLEKLGLVKEKEWVEFEIIFPEVLPDKIHKFNELISQKYKLRVLKFNTKEEIIQYVDPMFDLLDETYKHLSTYTPISDEQRKTYKEKYFKLIDKDFIVCIVDENNNLISFAITMPSYSKALQKSGGKLLPFGWWHFLKAGRKNDRANFYLIGIHPDYQRRGVTSIIFKEIWKIFRKKGVKYLETNPELEENKNIQLLWQDYNPVNHKRRRTYSLEINDK